A window from Balearica regulorum gibbericeps isolate bBalReg1 chromosome 1, bBalReg1.pri, whole genome shotgun sequence encodes these proteins:
- the TNFRSF13C gene encoding tumor necrosis factor receptor superfamily member 13C isoform X2: MREHGSHSHSAMSSSGKAAAATSSCLSSQCFDLLTKSCVKCSDLFKDNTTEPTHVAPTSTLAPTLPSMDLPSTLLIFGVPAVVGLILALAALWGFLACKVGKQRRKRKAADEEAKANVDAASPLPSLGCQDPAALAPAPCPHLNGGLKIMGPPEKAGAKRRPCCRGDADGDIILLSTVYPRHEECNHSFPLPATELGATALVTTKTTQNCPSEERA; the protein is encoded by the exons ATGCGGGAGCACGGCTCTCACTCCCACTCTGCCATGTCCTCATCAGGAAAAGCTGCTGccgccacctcctcctgcctctcctctcaGTGCTTTGACCTCCTGACCAAGTCCTGTGTCAAGTGCTCCGACTTGTTCAAGGACAACACAA CAGAGCCCACCCATGTGGCGCCCACCTCCACCCTGGCACCCACCCTCCCCTCGATGGAcctgcccagcaccctcctGATCTTCGGGGTCCCGGCAGTGGTGGGACTCATCCTGGCTCTGGCTGCCCTCTGGGGCTTCCTGGCCTGCAAGgtggggaagcagaggaggaagaggaaggcagcagaCGAGGAGGCCAAAG CAAATGTGGATGCcgccagccccctgcccagcctgggtTGCCAGGACCCTGCCGCCTTGGCCCCAGCCCCATGCCCACATCTCAACGGAGGCCTGAAGATAATGGGGCCACCCGAGAAAGCTGGAGCGAAGCGGAGGCCATGCTGCCGGGGTGATGCCGACGGTGACATCATCCTGCTCTCCACTGTATACCCCCGGCATGAGGAGTGCAACCACAGCTTCCCACTGCCTGCCACCGAGCTGGGGGCCACAGCTCTGGTcaccaccaaaaccacccaGAACTGCCCCAGTGAGGAGAGAGCCTGA
- the TNFRSF13C gene encoding tumor necrosis factor receptor superfamily member 13C isoform X1, whose product MREHGSHSHSAMSSSGKAAAATSSCLSSQCFDLLTKSCVKCSDLFKDNTTLPLLTLPASHPTAEPTHVAPTSTLAPTLPSMDLPSTLLIFGVPAVVGLILALAALWGFLACKVGKQRRKRKAADEEAKANVDAASPLPSLGCQDPAALAPAPCPHLNGGLKIMGPPEKAGAKRRPCCRGDADGDIILLSTVYPRHEECNHSFPLPATELGATALVTTKTTQNCPSEERA is encoded by the exons ATGCGGGAGCACGGCTCTCACTCCCACTCTGCCATGTCCTCATCAGGAAAAGCTGCTGccgccacctcctcctgcctctcctctcaGTGCTTTGACCTCCTGACCAAGTCCTGTGTCAAGTGCTCCGACTTGTTCAAGGACAACACAA CTCTCCCGCTCCTGACACTGCCGGCGTCTCACCCCACAGCAGAGCCCACCCATGTGGCGCCCACCTCCACCCTGGCACCCACCCTCCCCTCGATGGAcctgcccagcaccctcctGATCTTCGGGGTCCCGGCAGTGGTGGGACTCATCCTGGCTCTGGCTGCCCTCTGGGGCTTCCTGGCCTGCAAGgtggggaagcagaggaggaagaggaaggcagcagaCGAGGAGGCCAAAG CAAATGTGGATGCcgccagccccctgcccagcctgggtTGCCAGGACCCTGCCGCCTTGGCCCCAGCCCCATGCCCACATCTCAACGGAGGCCTGAAGATAATGGGGCCACCCGAGAAAGCTGGAGCGAAGCGGAGGCCATGCTGCCGGGGTGATGCCGACGGTGACATCATCCTGCTCTCCACTGTATACCCCCGGCATGAGGAGTGCAACCACAGCTTCCCACTGCCTGCCACCGAGCTGGGGGCCACAGCTCTGGTcaccaccaaaaccacccaGAACTGCCCCAGTGAGGAGAGAGCCTGA